In one Colletotrichum destructivum chromosome 2, complete sequence genomic region, the following are encoded:
- a CDS encoding Putative carboxylesterase, type B, carboxylesterase type B, active, alpha/Beta hydrolase produces MPSMTSGALAAVLTALVAACGVSGAAVQTRQEQQSTHILADLDYGSFQGAYSQQYNISYWQKIPYAAPPVGENRFRGPQPPAAVEGGVYDSSQPFDMCPQRTVNGSEDCLYLGLYSRPWTKGHPLKPVVVTFYGGGFIQGSAYFNVPPSAYPILNVSTSSDMMFIYPNYRTNAFGLLPGKEIAADPKSDLNPGLLDQEAVLKWTKKYVQHFGGNPDDVTVWGQSAGGGSVLAQALGRGGKQKLFRKAMASSPFWPKTYAYDSPEAQALYDELAARTGCAGPDSLACLKKADVQAIRDASLVISGSHVTNTSSFTWSPVIDGDFLQEPLSSAAAAGKVNMELAFAMHNTHEGENFLPAGLQSAADAGSPPFNSSDASFDKWLRGFLPGFGDCEIEGVKRLYPANGTTETISYGTNYIRAGLIYRDVVLSCPALWFAGAAPKGGWLGEYSLNPSKHASDTVWWNQINAVQKSDPARYQGYAGAFASFFQTGDPNALKLSPSTAAGVPSLNESKEWVIEAAGFATADLGQLEKRCGFWKKTAAKIPM; encoded by the exons ATGCCGTCAATGACCTCAGGAGCacttgccgccgtcctcactGCGCTCGTCGCGGCTTGTGGCGTGTCCGGTGCCGCAGTCCAGACGCGACAAGAGCAGCAGTCGACGCATATTCTCGCGGATCTTGACTACGGCAGCTTTCAGGGTGCGTACTCCCAGCAGTACAACATCTCGTACTGGCAGAAGATCCCGtacgccgcgccgcccgtgGGCGAGAACCGGTTCCGGGGACCTCAGCCCCCGGCGGCTGTGGAGGGCGGTGTGTATGACTCCAGCCAGCCGTTTGATATGTGCCCCCAGCGGACG GTGAACGGTTCCGAAGACTGCCTGTACCTCGGCCTCTACTCCCGCCCCTGGACCAAAGGTCATCCTCTGAAGCCCGTAGTCGTTACCTTTTACGGCGGTGGCTTCATACAGGGTTCGGCCTACTTCAACGTCCCGCCCTCGGCGTACCCGATTCTCAAcgtctcgacctcgtccgacATGATGTTCATCTACCCCAACTACCGCACCAACGCCTTCGGCCTCCTCCCTGGCAAGGAGATCGCGGCTGACCCCAAGTCGGACCTGAACCCGGGGTTGCTGGACCAAGAGGCCGTTTTGAAATGGACCAAGAAGTATGTTCAGCACTTTGGCGGCAACCCGGACGATGTGACGGTGTGGGGCCAGTCGGCGGGCGGTGGCAGCGTCTTGGCCCAGGCTCTCGGCAGGGGAGGGAAGCAGAAGTTGTTCCGCAAGGCGATGGCGAGCAGCCCCTTCTGGCCCAAGACGTATGCCTACGACAGCCCCGAGGCGCAGGCTCTCTACGACGAGCTTGCTGCTCGTACGGGATGCGCTGGGCCTGACAGCTTGGCCTGTctgaagaaggccgacgTCCAGGCCATCCGAGATGCCAGTCTCGTCATCTCAGGCTCTCATGTGACGAACACTTCCTCCTTCACTTGGTCTCCCGTCATCGATGGGGACTTCTTGCAGGAACCGCTGTCTtcggctgccgccgccggcaaggtgAACATGGAGCTGGCCTTTGCCATGCATAACACGCACGAGGGCGAGAATTTCCTGCCCGCTGGTCTCCAGAGCGCGGCGGACGCGGGATCGCCACCCTTCAACTCCAGCGACGCCTCATTCGATAAGTGGTTGAGAGGATTCCTCCCGGGCTTCGGCGACTGCGAGATCGAAGGCGTGAAGAGGTTGTACCCTGCGAACGGCACCACCGAGACGATTTCGTATGGCACGAACTACATTCGGGCAGGCCTCATTTACCGGGACGTCGTTTTGTCGTGCCCGGCACTGTGGTTTGCCGGTGCTGCCCCGAAGGGTGGGTGGCTTGGGGAGTACTCGCTCAACCCATCGAAGCATGCCAGCGATACTGTTTGG TGGAACCAGATCAACGCTGTGCAGAAGTCGGATCCTGCTCGTTACCAAGGCTATGCTG GTGCTTTCGCCTCTTTCTTTCAGACCGGCGACCCCAACGCCCTCAAGCTGTCACCCTCGACAGCTGCAGGCGTACCATCCCTCAATGAGAGCAAGGAATGGGTGATTGAGGCGGCGGGCTTCGCGACCGCTGACCTGGGTCAGCTGGAGAAGAGATGTGGATTCTGGAAAAAGACGGCTGCAAAGATACCCATGTGA
- a CDS encoding Putative Zinc finger, CCCH-type, Smr domain, Smr domain superfamily, protein suppressor of sable, which yields MISDEHYDICLPILQDVTLEDEDKTDKLEDLLRSQTTLNGSSLDNAILDVLWRYRDGGGAAASPPPIRQTILRRPSPASWRGNATPLSGSPRLGISPLAPPGFVPSFTPSFTPSFTRTKSSAASPFSSPRPSPRLAFATPAIPHSPNLNAYEFASDKSPSQETFGDYQTENVEWLVADDAISVTSSVGTSSGLNAAAPEFSSMSSQQADMSPYDMLRSILGQTRTDEEIEAALAVHGYDLSATIVSIMESQAQENGYSSPQPEENKISLIGKALAAEGRPTTPAGQRSGVICKFYMSTGQCLRADCRFSHDLSNHLCKYWVMGNCLAGDTCIFSHDPAHLMNKLALDGASTPPTKQANLTDFSLFPALPPGTPEHVGSYSGGSNITIGLTPPPGLKPFYGSESPRPRSRPSSRHQQSREPVAPSLDDADAFPTLGSAAAKQSKKHHGKRGGHGHNHKENFTPNSLAEIVKMSPSPGPASLRQDPKKIGRNGSVTSVRNGENSAAAQAISSPKHIPWLETGERANKSYLKARQEAIKHGGLRNKFLQSAAQAWNRNDARAAKALSLRGQSENDLMRKAHREAARELYEERNKANANNVEIYVDLHGLHPEEAVEYLERVLMENVKESRPIYAITGTGHHSKNGKDKVGKAIRNFLNEWRYAYREFSVPGDRNNMGGILGIDARSYDKALAREGTSSADDSKEEVDILSQGVEIGDGKVRLLVRDPPKGPSGRR from the exons ATGATTTCCGACGAGCACTACGATATTTGTCTCCCTATCCTCCAGGATGTCACCCTCGAGGATGAAGACAAGACGGACAAGCTCGAAGATCTCCTACGAAGCCAGACGACCCTGAACGGCTCCTCACTAGACAATGCAATCCTCGATGTACTATGGCGATACCGTGATGGAGGCGGAGCTGCggcctctccccctcccatccgCCAGACCATCCTGCGACGACCGTCGCCCGCATCTTGGCGCGGCAATGCCACCCCTCTCTCGGGCTCTCCGCGCCTTGGAATCAGTCCACTTGCCCCTCCGGGCTTTGTCCCGTCCTTCACCCCATCCTTCACTCCCTCCTTCACAAGAACGAAGTCATCGGCCGcctctcccttctcctcgccgcggccTTCTCCAAGACTCGCCTTTGCGACACCTGCTATACCTCATAGCCCTAACCTGAACGCGTACGAGTTCGCCAGCGACAAGTCGCCTTCCCAAGAAACTTTTGGCGATTATCAGACGGAGAATGTAGAGTGGCTAGTGGCGGATGATGCCATTAGTGTCACGTCATCTGTTGGGACCTCGAGCGGCttaaacgccgccgcccctgaATTCTCTTCCATGTCGTCGCAACAGGCTGACATGTCCCCTTACGATATGCTCCGTTCAATCCTCGGCCAGACACGGACTGATGAAGAAATCGAAGCCGCCCTTGCAGTCCATGGGTACGATCTCAGTGCCACAATCGTATCCATCATGGAGAGCCAGGCGCAAGAGAACGGCTATAGCAGTCCACAACCCGAGGAGAATAAGATCTCTCTCATTGGGAAAGCCCTGGCCGCGGAAGGCCGCCCTACTACGCCGGCCGGACAACGATCGGGTGTCATCTGCAAATTCTACATGTCCACTGGGCAATGCCTTAGGGCAGACTGCAGGTTCAGCCACGACTTGAGCAACCACCTTTGCAA GTACTGGGTTATGGGCAACTGCTTGGCAGGAGACACATGCATATTCTCCCATGACCCCGCGCATCTTATGAATAAGCTGGCACTGGACGGGGCTAGCACTCCGCCTACCAAGCAGGCCAACTTGACCGATTTCAGCTTATTCCCAGCGCTTCCACCGGGTACCCCTGAACATGTCGGCAGCTATAGCGGAGGTTCGAATATCACCATTGGACttacgccgccgcccggtCTGAAGCCCTTTTACGGGAGTGAAAGTCCTCGACCCAGATCCCGACCGAGCAGCCGACACCAACAATCTAGGGAGCCCGTGGCGCCTTCGCTGGACGATGCAGACGCGTTTCCTACCTTGGGCTCTGCGGCCGCAAAGCAGAGCAAGAAGCACCACGGCAAACGGGGCGGTCACGGCCACAACCACAAGGAGAATTTCACACCAAACTCACTGGCTGAAATTGTCAAGATGTCGCCATCTCCTGGCCCAGCTTCGCTCCGCCAAGACCCTAAGAAGATTGGACGGAATGGGAGCGTAACCAGTGTCCGAAACGGGGAGAACAGTGCGGCTGCCCAAGCAATTTCAAGTCCGAAACACATCCCGTGGCTGGAAACTGGCGAAAGAGCCAACAAATCATACCTCAAAGCTCGGCAGGAGGCTATCAAGCATGGCGGCCTTAGAAACAAATTTCTTCAGAG CGCCGCACAAGCCTGGAACCGCAATGACGCGAGGGCTGCCAAAGCTCTGAGCTTGCGGGGCCAGAGTGAGAATGATCTGATGCGGAAGGCGCACCGAGAGGCAGCTCGCGAGTTATACGAAGAGCGCAACAAAGCCAATGCGAACAACGTCGAGATCTACGTTGACCTACACGGGCTTCATCCTGAGGAAGCTGTCGAGTATTTGGAGCGGGTGTTGATGGAGAATGTCAAGGAAAGCCGGCCAATTTACGCCATAACAGGCACAGGTCACCACAGCAAGAACGGAAAGGACAAGGTCGGCAAGGCTATCCGGAACTTTCTCAACGAATGGAGGTACGCCTACCGCGAATTCTCAGTGCCTGGAGACCGCAATAACATGGGCGGCATCTTGGGCATCGATGCTCGAAGTTATGACAAGGCCTTGGCGCGCGAGGGGACATCGAGTGCCGATGACAGCAAAGAGGAGGTTGATATTCTAAGTCAGGGTGTGGAGATTGGTGATGGCAAGGTCAGGCTTCTTGTTAGGGACCCTCCGAAAGGCCCCAgcgggcgccgatga
- a CDS encoding Putative alpha/beta hydrolase-1, peptidase S33 has product MASRVIGAAKLLSKRSHVIPGKLLVSELFFEVPKDYSNQSSDVLQLFGRSVTKYERPVVPPSETEKKQAEQKPWLVFLQGGPGFGNPEPQDSPVTHTALERGYQVLFLDYRGVGLSSPVSAATLALQGNAEKQADHLKLLRQDNIVNDLEAVRACLTSDFPEEKKKWSLFGQSFGGFVSLTYLSRFPQGLREVFLTGGLAPVGKIPEQVYEATFKKVMERNKAYYEKYPEDIESVHRVARFIQEKKRVNLPGGGLMTVPRLLTLGIAFGAHGGLDSVHSNILKLKTDLDQFGFFTRASLADFEQATSFDSNIIYAILHEAIYTEKPGVASNWAAYRVGKALEEFSWLENEPAISEYTAAPLYFSGEMIFPLHFETYPELVELREAAEILARFDEWPELYDQEQLRKNTVPVYAAGYIDDMYVDYNFAKETAALVKGTKVYETNQLYHSALRGRTADVMRELFRLRDDPID; this is encoded by the exons ATGGCCTCCAGAGTGATTGGCGCAGCGAAGCTGCTCAGCAAGAGATCACACGTCATCCCAG GGAAACTCCTAGTCTCGGAGCTCTTTTTTGAGGTTCCGAAAGACTACAGCAACCAGTCATCGGACGTTCTTCAACTGTTCGGTAGAAGTGTCACCAAGTACGAGAGGCCCGTCGTCCCTCCCAGCGAGACCGAGAAGAAACAGGCCGAGCAGAAGCCATGGCTGGTGTTTCTACAAGGAGGGCCCGGTTTTGGTAACCCCGAGCCCCAGGACAGTCCTGTCACCCATACTGCTCTGGAACGCGGCTACCAAGTTCTGTTCCTTGACTATCGAGGAGTCGGGCTTAGCTCGCCTGTGTCCGCTGCTACGCTTGCTCTCCAGGGTAACGCCGAAAAGCAAGCCGACCACCTTAAGTTGCTTCGCCAGGACAATATTGTGAATGACCTGGAAGCTGTCAGAGCGTGTCTTACCAGCGATTTCCctgaggagaagaagaagtggTCTCTCTTCGGCCAATCGTTTGGTGGCTTCGTCTCCCTGACTTACCTTTCCAGATTCCCACAAGGGCTGCGAGAGGTCTTCCTGACTGGCGGTCTTGCACCTGTTGGCAAGATACCCGAGCAGGTGTATGAGGCAACTTTCAAGAAGGTCATGGAGCGAAACAAGGCCTACTACGAGAAATATCCCGAGGACATTGAGTCTGTCCATCGAGTGGCCCGTTTCATTcaggaaaagaagagagtAAATCTCCCTGGCGGCGGACTCATGACCGTCCCAAGGCTACTCACCCTAGGAATCGCCTTTGGCGCTCACGGTGGCCTTGACTCTGTGCACTCGAACATACTCAAGTTGAAGACGGATCTAGACCAATTTGGCTTCTTCACGCGTGCTTCCCTTGCGGACTTCGAGCAGGCCACGTCGTTTGACAGCAACATAATCTACGCCATCTTGCACGAGGCAATCTACACCGAGAAGCCAGGCGTGGCGTCCAATTGGGCGGCTTACCGGGTCGGCAAGGCTTTAGAGGAGTTCTCGTGGTTAGAGAATGAGCCCGCCATTTCCGAATATACGGCTGCTCCTCTGTACTTCTCCGGCGAGATGATCTTCCCGCTTCATTTCGAGACATACCCGGAGCTGGTCGAACTGCGCGAAGCTGCCGAGATTCTTGCCAGGTTTGACGAGTGGCCCGAACTGTATGACCAAGAGCAGTTGCGAAAGAACACTGTGCCAGTGTACGCTGCTGGCTACATCGACGACATGTACGTTGACTACAATTTCGCCAAGGAGACAGCAGCCCTCGTGAAAGGCACCAAGGTTTACGAGACGAACCAACTGTATCACTCGGCGCTGCGTGGCCGGACGGCGGATGTTATGCGAGAGCTTTTTAGGCTGAGGGACGACCCCATCGATTAG
- a CDS encoding Putative BTB/POZ domain-containing protein: protein MSVRGRGRGDGDGDGDGGRGECGAAGTAQTLGDVMRGGPIHSPDIIVIDQTYDEVSRKDDLSLSEDLWLSSADGRYSSTIIPLRVGRAPVQEVFYVHRDVLLSTEYFRKALCGDFREAEAQSMDFPEEDPAIFHFLVAFLYQRSFVPIRPAASALDVDESGRGKAQHQHDPSYRSESESEISSSEASDTSARSRLRAQRRQRRRERQWERLNRKQPGVHRPDCRCPRCTTTAGPPCWNCGVSRARPMPGHLPPHIIPPIPSTRPAVMPPHRRRRSRQPILTPPGSTPSVGASTSANDEFMDGDRIRGDDMRTWLAIYDLSISVYACANKYLMDDFKTVIQRHCVDMLESAGPDAAQSAVLQLCSKLYTAVPESDPLLKMIFARIGFLQPLLWQRAPQHTSEFLVGHPEVAALMLRETAIRREEDLGSRALPSMERAMHPHTMPAWSAGPPMHPHMRRPPPPPPLPHWHPAPRLAFE, encoded by the coding sequence ATGTCTGTtcgcggtcgcggtcgtggtgatggtgatggtgatggtgacggggGGCGCGGCGAATGTGGTGCAGCTGGTACAGCTCAGACTCTGGGTGATGTGATGCGAGGGGGCCCTATCCATTCTCCTGACATAATTGTCATCGACCAGACGTACGACGAAGTGAGTCGAAAAGACGACCTCAGCCTCAGCGAGGACCTCTGGCTGAGCTCGGCCGACGGCCGGTACAGCTCAACCATCATACCTCTACGTGTCGGGCGGGCGCCTGTTCAAGAGGTTTTTTATGTGCATAGGGATGTCTTGCTCTCGACCGAGTACTTCCGAAAAGCACTTTGCGGAGACTTCAGAGAAGCCGAAGCGCAGTCGATGGACTTTCCTGAAGAGGACCCGGCCATCTTTCACTTCCTCGTTGCCTTCTTGTATCAGAGAAGCTTCGTCCCAATCAGGCCTGCGGCATCCGCGCTTGATGTCGATGAGTCGGGCCGGGGGAAGGCGCAGCACCAGCACGACCCGAGCTACAGGAGCGAGTCCGAGTCGGAgatctcgtcctcggagGCCAGCGACACGAGTGCCAGGAGTCGGCTCAGGgcgcaacggcggcaacggcgacgagagcggCAATGGGAACGCTTGAACCGAAAACAACCCGGCGTGCACCGCCCGGATTGCAGATGCCCGCGGTGCACCACCACGGCCGGACCGCCATGCTGGAACTGCGGCGTCAGTCGCGCGAGGCCGATGCCGGGACACCTACCGCCGCACATTATCCCCCCGATCCCATCAACGAGGCCCGCCGTCATGCcaccgcatcgccgccgccgcagtcgaCAGCCAATCCTCACACCGCCAGGGTCGACCCCTTCGGTCGGCGCATCGACCTCGGCTAACGACGAATTTATGGATGGCGACCGCATACGGGGCGACGACATGCGCACGTGGCTCGCCATCTATGACCTCAGCATTTCCGTCTACGCGTGCGCGAACAAATACCTTATGGACGACTTCAAAACCGTCATCCAGCGCCACTGCGTCGACATGCTCGAGTCCGCCGGCCCCGACGCAGCACAGTCGGCGGTCCTCCAGCTGTGCTCGAAGCTGTACACCGCCGTGCCCGAGTCCGACCCGTTGTTGAAGATGATCTTCGCTCGCATCGGCTTCTTGCAGCCTCTACTATGGCAGCGGGCGCCGCAGCATACGTCCGAGTTCCTCGTCGGACATCCAGAGGTAGCGGCCCTGATGCTCCGCGAGACGGCGATCCGGAGAGAAGAGGACCTGGGCAGCAGAGCGCTGCCGTCGATGGAGCGGGCGATGCACCCGCACACCATGCCCGCGTGGTCGGCCGGTCCCCCCATGCACCCTCACatgcggcggccgccgccgccgccgccactgccaCATTGGCACCCGGCTCCCCGTTTGGCCTTTGAGTAA
- a CDS encoding Putative SNARE associated golgi family protein encodes MPADYVSAARALSLSPNPPSSPSEAHAEVRPPWIRNIGGTSGRRLSANRFGSRPSQSRRTTALSGLNRAAVSAVKAGNRLWGMYLALSPVQRVAVAACLLALNVLIIVLLVYSHAIFQWLGPVSEKWRALPGGWLIIWAFTFLTAFPPMIGYSSAITISGFVYGFPLGYPIVATATVAGSLTAFYTSRGIFSGYVHRLVGQDHRFIALGQVLRKDGLGMLTAVRFCPLPYSLSNGFLSTIPTIKPWVFAASTALASPKLLVHVFIGSRLALIAEKGDEMTAGGKAINYISMVFGGVVGLAVGWVIYQRTMARAAELALEEAEENGLVPGRDNAPDYSDVEAGLVDPEDVAALMDEDDISLWAREADEEGGYRDYDDTNEQHHEATDDTARTTQKGAAETFHDEHDGKGNGFKNSD; translated from the exons ATGCCGGCCGACTATGTGTCTGCAGCGCGggctctctccctctcgccgaatcctccctcctcgccctccgaAGCCCACGCCGAGGTCCGCCCGCCATGGATTCGCAACATTGGTGGCACATCGGGCCGCCGCTTGTCTGCAAACCGCTTCGGCAGCCGGCCTTCGCAATCGCGGCGGACAACAGCCCTCTCGGGCCTGaaccgcgccgccgtctccgcggTCAAGGCCGGCAACCGTCTGTGGGGCATGTATCTCGCCCTAAGCCCCGTTCagcgcgtcgccgtcgccgcctgccTGCTCGCCCTCAACGTCCTCATCATCGTTCTCCTCGTCTACTCGCACGCAATCTTCCAGTGGCTCGGCCCCGTCTCGGAAAAGTGGCGCGCGCTGCCGGGTGGCTGGCTCATCATCTGGGCCTTCACGTTCCTGACGGCCTTCCCGCCCATGATCGGCTACAGCAGCGCCATTACCATTTCGGGCTTCGTGTACGGGTTCCCGCTGGGCTACCCCATCGTCGCGACGGCCACCGTGGCGGGGAGCTTGACAGCTTTTTATACGAGCAGGGGCATCTTTAGTGGATATGTGCATCGGCTGGTCGGGCAGGACCATCGTTTCATTGCATTGGGCCAGGTGTTGAGGAAGGATGGGCTAGGGATGTTGACGGCAGTGCGGTTCTGTCCGCTGCCGTATAGCTTGTCGAATGGGTTCCTGTCCACGATCCCGACCATCAAGCCTTGGGTGTTTGCCGCCTCGACAGCACTTGCCAG CCCCAAGCTGCTCGTCCATGTCTTCATCGGCAGCCGCCTCGCGCTCATCGCCGAAAAGGGCGATGAGATGACGGCTGGCGGCAAGGCTATCAACTACATCTCCATGgtcttcggcggcgtcgtcggccttgcCGTCGGTTGGGTCATCTACCAACGCACCAtggcccgcgccgccgagctggccctcgaggaggccgaggagaacggTCTCGTGCCTGGCCGCGACAACGCGCCCGACTACtcggacgtcgaggccggcctcgtcgacccggaGGACGTGGCGGCGCTcatggacgaagacgacatcTCGCTGTGGGCGcgcgaggcggacgaggagggagggtATCGTGACTATGATGACACTAATGAGCAGCACCATGAGGCCACTGATGACACTGCGAGGACAACCCAAAAGGGGGCCGCGGAGACGTTTCACGACGAACACGATGGTAAAGGGAATGGGTTCAAGAATTCGGACTAG
- a CDS encoding Putative helicase, P-loop containing nucleoside triphosphate hydrolase: MASNNGIWHKTSVEVVKEQSHIRHIVAGQKRPRSESEHPTAPRPTTLPSHTTHVHRASSLPTGPPKLTASPIISLAVAPQVPSEYSQRRNVPSTPSSSSDPLLALAHPFYGLPRQLVRNFYSLGIKIMYPWQKTCLRGPGLLAGERNLVYSAPTGGGKSLVADVLMLKRVLEDKNAKVLLILPYVALVQEKVRWLRNIVQGVSKPKDEVEDTKRIWRRRADEDSIRVIGFFGGSKIKPTWSDFDIGVCTIEKGNALVNTAIDDCSIKHLKAVVLDELHMIDDDHRGYLMELMGTKLLTLPQPIQIIGMSATMSNINLLASWLGAHSYETRYRPVPIEEHLVYDGNVYPAATTSELLNTASRLKTGTQPAQQASRAVRRVEPSSHKEFQDPVLNAVVSLASETARAGYGALVFASSRYGCEYDARWIARVMPTQDELDPDLVDKRVDLLAELRSLGTGLDPVLEETVPMGVAFHQERDLISNAYDAGVIKVCIATCSLAAGINLPARRVILHNARMGRDFVGPSMLRQMRGRAGRKGKDEVGETYLCCRKDDLEQVVELMHAEMPQITSGLMTDKRRIQRALLEVIAVRLATSRCALDEYVSKTLLSHSGSFDSLRSCVEASLQTLQTTNFVTTDVCGNYQPTKLGKAIVASALDPDDGVFIHKELERALQAFVMDGEMHILYTFTPVQDFGHNINWRVFRNEMENLDGSGHRVLGFLGLKRAVINRLAQGSTLKETTAEEKETARVHRRFYMAFQLRDLCNEIPIHAVARKYDVPRGAVQTLSQTCHGFAAGMIKFCEHMGWGMMAAALDHFSDRLRAGAKADLLALAQITFVKSRTARVFWENGFRSVAAVANADPNELLPILMQAQPSKLRIKEQESIKYEEKLMAKAKVISDSANRLWQIQMQQEVYEEE; the protein is encoded by the exons ATGGCCTCCAATAACGGCATATGGCATAAGACTTCCGTTGAGGTCGTCAAAGAGCAGAGCCACATTCGCCATATCGTTGCTGGACAAAAACGGCCTCGCTCAGAATCCGAACATCCCACTGCACCGAGACCGACAACGCTGCCGAGCCATACGACGCATGTGCATCGAGCGTCGAGTCTGCCTACAGGCCCTCCAAAGCTCACAGCAAGCCCGATAATCTCCTTGGCCGTTGCTCCCCAGGTCCCTTCTGAATATAGTCAGCGACGAAATGTCCCGTCCAcgccatcttcgtcttcggaCCCATTGCTTGCTCTCGCTCATCCATTTTACGGGCTTCCTCGGCAGTTGGTACGGAATTTTTACAGCCTTGGTATCAAAATCATGTACCCGTGGCAAAAGACTTGCCTGCGAGGACCAGGGCTTCTTGCCGGAGAGAGAAACCTTGTCTACAGCGCCCCAACTGGAGGCGGGAAGTCTTTGGTGGCTGATG TGCTGATGTTGAAAAGGGTGCTCGAGGACAAGAATGCCAAAGTTCTGCTTATCCTCCCTTACGTGGCACTCGTGCAAGAAAAAGTGCGTTGGTTGCGGAATATTGTTCAAGGCGTATCGAAACCCAAGGATGAGGTTGAGGATACGAAACGTAtatggagaagacgggccGATGAAGACTCAATCAGGGTCATCGGCTTTTTCGGGGGGAGCAAAATCAAACCCACTTGGTCCGACTTTGATATTGGGGTCTGTACCATTGAGAAG GGCAACGCACTCGTCAACACCGCGATTGACGATTGTTCAATCAAGCATCTGAAGGCGGTTGTCTTGGATGAGCTCCACATGATCGACGATGATCACCGTGGATATCTGATGGAGTTGATGGGAACCAAACTGCTTACCTTGCCTCAGCCGATACAGATCATCGGCATGAGTGCTACCATGTCT AACATCAATCTCCTGGCCAGTTGGCTCGGGGCTCATTCGTATGAGACACGCTACCGCCCAGTACCGATCGAAGAACATCTTGTTTATGATGGAAATGTTTAcccggcagcgacgacgagtgAGCTACTCAATACAGCCAGTCGCTTGAAAACAGGAACGCAGCCAGCACAACAGGCTTCGAGGGCGGTACGACGGGTTGAGCCATCGAGCCACAAGGAGTTCCAAGACCCAGTGCTGAACGCCGTTGTCTCACTCGCCAGCGAGACAGCCAGAGCGGGATACGGAGCCCTGGTATTTGCCAGCAGTCGTTACGGTTGTGAATATGACGCCCGATGGATTGCCAGAGTCATGCCGACGCAGGACGAGCTCGATCCCGACCTGGTCGACAAACGTGTAGATTTACTTGCGGAGCTACGCAGTCTCGGGACGGGTCTTGACCCGGTACTCGAGGAGACGGTGCCCATGGGTGTGGCATTCCATC AGGAACGTGATCTGATTTCCAATGCATACGACGCCGGTGTTATCAAAGTGTGCATAGCCACGTGTAGCCTGGCAGCCGGCATCAACTT ACCGGCACGAAGAGTAATTCTCCATAATGCCCGCATGGGCCGAGACTTTGTCGGGCCCTCAATGCTCCGGCAGATGCGAGGACGAGCCGGTCGGAAGGGGAAGGACGAAGTCGGAGAGACCTACCTGTGCTGCCGAAAGGACGATCTCGAGCAGGTAGTCGAGCTCATGCATGCCGAAATGCCCCAGATCACAAGCGGTCTAATGACAGACAAACGGCGAATTCAGAG GGCTTTGCTAGAGGTCATTGCCGTGAGGTTAGCAACAAGCAGATGTGCGCTCGACGAGTACGTGAGCAAGACGTTGCTGAGCCACTCTGGCTCTTTCGACTCTCTGCGGAGCTGCGTTGAAGCGAGCCTGCAAACCCTTCAAACAACCAATTTCGTGACGACAGATGTTTGCGGCAACTACCAACCAACGAAACTAGGCAAGGCAATTGTAGCGTCTGCTCTGGATCCCGACGATGGGGTTTTCATTCACAAAGAACTGGAGAGGGCACTCCAAGCATTCGTCATGGATGGGGAAATGCATATCCTCTATACATTCACCCCTGTTCAGGACTTCGGCCACAACATCAACTGGCGAGTGTTCCGGAACGAGATGGAGAACCTTGACGGCAGCGGGCATCGAGTTCTCGGGTTCCTCGGACTCAAACGTGCTGTGATCAACCGGCT GGCGCAGGGTAGCACACTGAAAGAAACGACTGCCGAGGAGAAAGAGACGGCTCGTGTGCACCGTCGGTTTTACATGGCCTTTCAATTACGAGACTTGTGCAACGAGATACCTATCCACGCCGTTGCGCGCAAGTACGACGTGCCCCGGGGCGCCGTCCAGACTCTTTCGCAGACGTGCCACGGTTTTGCAGCTGGGATGATCAAGTTTTGCGAACACATGGGCTGGGG AATGATGGCTGCCGCGCTGGATCACTTTTCGGACAGGTTAAGAGCAGGCGCCAAAGCAGATTTGCTGGCCTTGGCGCAAATCACATTCGTCAAGAGCAGGACAGC GAGAGTTTTCTGGGAAAACGGCTTTCGCAGCGTTGCGGCCGTCGCGAACGCAGACCCCAACGAACTTTTGCCGATTCTCATGCAG GCCCAACCGAGTAAACTGCGCATCAAGGAGCAGGAAAGCATCAAATACGAGGAAAAGCTCATGGCCAAGGCTAAGGTCATTTCAGACTCGGCCAACCGACTGTGGC AAATTCAGATGCAACAGGAGGTCTACGAGGAAGAATAA